In Salinibaculum sp. SYNS191, the genomic window GACGAACTGGATGGCGCCGGCGTCGACGGTGACGACGTGTTTCTCCGGCGGGTACTCGTTCGCGCCCTTGACGGTGAGGAAGGGGTCCCCATCTAGGTAGAGTACCAGCGGTTCGCCGTCGACGAGGACGACCTCCCAGTCGGCGTCTTCGAGTTCGAGTTTCTCGAAGGTGTCGGCGTCGAGGTCGACCCCGAGGTTCGACGCGAGCGCGTCGCGTATCTCGTCGATAGCGTCCGAGCGGAGGTGGTGACGCGACTTGATTTCCATACGTGCCCTCTTGCCCGCCCGGGAGATAAACGACTCGCACGAGTCCCGGAACGCCGGGACGGCCGAGCGAGGGGGCGCGGCGGCGGGCGTCGAGACGGCCGGGCCAAAAAGCCAAATATGGCGCTGCCGTATCCGTGCGTATGTGGCGCTCGGGGTCGAACAGCGACGTGACCTGTATCGCGTGTGGGGCGGAGATACCGCGCTCCGACGCGCGGGAGTACGACAAGGAGGGGGACCGCTGGGGCGAGCGCGACCGCGACTTCGAATTCCTCTGCAAGCCGTGTTACCAGGACTGTTGTCACCAGCCGCGACGGGGGCTGGAAGACGACCTCGTCCGCGCCGGCGCGGGCCACGCCAATCAGGAGGAGTTCCTGGCGGCCTACCACGAGGTCATCACCGGCGACGACGCCGGCCGGGGCCGCGAGCAGGAACGGGAGTGAGCAGGGACGACCGGTCATCCGGACCCGCAGCGACCGGTGCGTTGCGGTGACGGGACCGGTGGCGACACCACTAACTACCACGTCCCCGTATCCGGCGGCATGACCGACTCCGAGCAGGCCGCAGCCGGGACACCGGAGGGCCAGGGCCCCGTGGAGATCGACGCGGAGATGGCCCGCCACATCGAGAACAAGCGCGACGAGTTGCTGGAGAAGTTCGACATCCCCGACGACTTCCCGCCGGACGTCATCGACGAGGCCGCCGAGCGCACCGACGGCGTCGACCAGCAGATTGCCGACGAACTCGACGAGCGGGAGGACCTCCGCGACATGACGACGTGGACGACCGACCCCGTCGACGCGCAGGACTTCGACGACGCCATCTCCGTCGAGGAACACGACGACGAGTACGTCCTCTGGGTCCACATCGCCGACGTGACCCACTACGTCACCCCGGAGACGGCAATGTGGGACGAGGCCGTCCGCCGGGCGAACACGGTCTACCTGCCGGGCTACACCGTCCACATGCTCCCGCCGGTGCTCGCGGAGACGGTCTGCTCGCTGGTCGCCAACGAGGACCGCCTGGCCCACACCGTCGAGATGCACCTCGACAAGGAGAATCTCTCCTACGAGACTATCGACATCTACAAATCGGTCATCCGCAGCGACGCCCGCCTGACCTACACGCAGGCCGAGAACATGCTCGACGACCCCGACAGCGCCGACGACGTGCTGGAGGACCCCTCAGTCGACCTCGCCGAGAAGTGCCAGCTGGTCTGGGAACTGGCCGATCAGATGCACGAACAGCGCAAGGAGGACGGCTCGCTCGTCCTGAACCCCCGACGGGACCGCGCGCACACCATCATCGAGGAGTGCATGCTGAAGGCGAACAAGGCCGTCACGCACGAACTCATGTGGGACCGCGGCGTCGAGGCAATGTACCGCGTCCACCCCCAGCCCAGCCCCGAGGAGTGGAACGAGGCCCTTCAGGAGATTCAGGACTTAGACGGCGTCTCCATCCCCGGCACCGGCTGGGACGACCCCCGGCAGGCCGTCAACGCGACGCTGGAGAAAGCCCCCGAGCGCCAGCTCGACAAGATTCAGTGGGCCGTGATGAAGGTGATGCCCCGCGCGAAGTACATGAACGACCCCTTCGGCGGCCACCACGCGCTGAACTTCGAGATCTACGGCCACTTCACCTCGCCCATCCGCCGGCTGTCGGACCTCATCAACCACTGGATCGTCTACACCAACGACGTGCCGGAGGACCTGGTGCAACTCTGCGACCGAGCCAGCGACCGTCAGAAGGATGCCGAGCAGTGCGAGCGGGAGTACAAGCAGTTCCTGCAGGAAGTGGGTCTGGACCCGGCGGCTGTGAACAACAGGGGGATAGAGGTCGTGGACGACGAGGAAGAGGAGTAACGGACTGGATTCTCAGCCCTCCATCACGATTCTGTGATGTTGACCGTGACGCGACCTTGTATGAGGCTAGTGAGCCAGGTGGCGTCCGTGAGTTTGAGACGGTGAAGATCATTCGACGAACCCGCGCTGTATTGCGTAATGTTGAGGATATTGGTTCCCCCAGGGCTCAGGATACCATCTGCCCCATCAGTATCCAGCGATTCCTCGAAGATGACAGAACCACTGTTGTCATAAAGAGTGACAGTGCTCTCTTCTTCGAACGTGAGTTTGTCGACCTTACAAGAGTCAACAAAATCACCGTCTTGATTGCAGTCTTCGAGGTTCACGTCAGCAGTGTAACTGTCGGTCGCATTCGATAACGAGAACGATAGTCGTAGCGTATCGACGAACTTGCACTCGGTGAAGACAGTATTGTTGCTGTTACCAGGAGTTCCCGTTTTGCACCGCTCGACAGTTACCATCTCGCCGTCGCTGAGCGTAATCGCGTTGACGCTGTCGATGCTATTCCAGCGACCGTTGGCGACGGTGAACTGTTGTGTGTTATTCTCCGTGCTCCAGTCGGACTCACCACCCTGACCCGTCCCGGTCTGGATTTGGACACCACTGCTGTCTGAGTTCACCAAGGTGAACGTGACAGTAGCGTTCTCGGGCGCCGTGGGGTCGAGGCTGGAACCGACTTCGGGACCGAAGGTCGCGTTCAGTCGGTCGGTGATGGTGGTCGTCCCGCTGAACGTCGGAGCGGTGTAGGTGACACGCACGCGGCCGTCGGCGTCGGTCTTCACCGTTTCCGGAGTGACTGACGAACGGCCATCCTGCGTCGAGATGTTGACGTTCTGACTGCTCACCGGATTGTTGAACGCGTCGCGGACCTCGAAGGTGACCTCCGTGGTGCTACCTTCGGGGACAGTCTGGCTCACACTGTCGACAGGAGTCAGGTAAACTGGCTCGGACGCCGACTCGTCGTAGCCGCTCTCGATGCCGACGCGGGCCAGGCGGAGTTCGTAGCTAACGTTCGGGTCGAGTTCGATGGTGACCGTTCCAGTGGCCGGTCCGGATGAGACGTTCGTCACGCGCCCGCCGTTGGACGCGTTCTCGTCGGCCAGGATGTCCTTCCAGTCGGCGACTGACAGGCTGGTCCCAATGGTCAGCGACATGTTGCCGGTCGGCGTCAGCGTGACGCTGCGGCTGGGCGCGCTGATCGGCACGGCCTCGACGCTGATCGAGCGGACGCTGCCGCGGTTGAAGGTACCGTCGACGGTGACCAGCGTGATGCGGTCGCCGCGGATGAAACTCCCCTGTTTGAGGACCGTGGCGACGCCGTTGGGGTTGGCGTTGTAGACGACGCCGTACTCGACGAGCGTCGTCGGGGCCGCCCGGTAGATGTTGTAGTCGGGCGTGTAGACGACCGGGCGGGTGGTGAAGTTGCGCTGGCTTCCGTCCCAGTAGTCGCCGATATCACCCGTTGCGTTCGCGTTGCTGATGTTGACCCACAGCGGGTCGCCCAGCTGGAGCGTGCCGGCCGCTGGCGTCGGGTTGAAGAAGAACAACCGGGACGGGTAGTCCGTGCCAGCCTCGACAGTGGCCGAGACGGGCGCGCCAGTCAGGCCGGCGGTCTCGATGCCGTCGGCGAGGCGGACGACGTCGTCCTGGACGCGGAGGTTGTGGTCGAACTCGAGGCGCTCGTTCTGGGCGGGGACGCCGTAGGTCTGGATGATGGAGACCCCGGCGATGACGAGTCCGAAGAGGAGGATGAAGCCGATGACCTCGGAGACGGCGCGGCCGTCCCGGTGGACCGGTGAGCGTGCGACTGTGGGAGTGGATAGGTGTTTCATGGTCAGACGATGACGAACGCGAGCACTGCCAGGACGACCAGCAGGATGCTGTACTTCAGGCCGCTGAGCAGACTGTTGTCGGCGAGTTTCCCCGCGATGAGCCCGCTGCCGATGGCCTGGACGAGCGCCGAGTGGTAGAACAGCGCCGTGTAGGTCGCGACGTCGATGCCGGCGACCGAGATGGGCGTGTCCTGCCCGGCGGGTGCCTCGACCGCCGGCGTCGCGGCGATGGGTTCGAGGTAGTTGTTCACCAGCAGGATGATGACCATCAGGTACACCAGGAAGCCGATGATGACGACCGAGGTGTAGGAGCTGAGTTCGCGGTACCGCTTGCGGTCCATCTTGTGCCGGCTGCGGGTGTCCTCGGCGGCGATGCTCAGGATTTTCGAGAGGTCACTCGACGAGCGAAGCCCGCCGCCGATGAGGCGGACGGTCCGCGAGAGCCGCGGCGTGTTGAGCCGGTTGGCACACGACCGCAGGGCTCCGGCGGTGTCGCGGTTCCACTTGATGTCGTTGCGCACCAGGCGCAGTTCCTCGCCGATGGGGCCGCTGGTCCACCGCGAGACCAGGCCGAGCGCGTCCGTGAAGGAGATGCCCATCTTGTTCGCGCTGGAGAGGATGTTGAGCGTGTCGGGGAACCGGCGGGTGATGCTCTTCTGCCGGCGCGTCTTGCGCTCGTGGAGCGCAGCCAGCGGCACGGCGGCGACGAGTACCGGGAGACAGACCAGCCAGGTCGTGGTGCGGATTGGCTGGTCGCTCAGCGCCGCGAGCGACGGCGTCGCGGTGCCGGTCAGTGCGACGGCGGCCGCGAAGACGAGCGCCAGCGGGACCGTCCCGACCAGCGACAGCATGGGCCGGCGCTGGACGGCGACGACCGGCTGGTACAGCAGGTCCCGTAGCGCCCGCTTGCGCCGGTGTTGCCGGTACCGGCGGTGGCTGTCGGCGACGCGCATCGCCGGCGTGACCACCGGGGGCGTGTACGGCTCCCGCCGAATGGCGGCGGCGGCCTTCGCACCGGCGATTCGGAGTGACTCGCCAGCGCGGCGGGCGGCGTCCCAGACGATTCGGCCGACGAGGAACCGCTCGCGGCCGTCGTGGTCGTCGGCGAGTTCGACCCGCTCCTGGACGTAGGGGGCCGAGAGGATGTCCAGTAACACGAGGAAGCCGGCGATGCCCAGCGGGAGCACCGCGTAGACGATGAGCCCGAGCTGGAACAGGGTGTTCGCGCCCATGAGGTTCATCACCAGCAGGATGACGATGATGAACAGCGGGGCGGCGACGAACCCGACGATGAAGACTTCGCTGAGCAGGGCCAGCGTCTCCAGGAACCGCTCCTGTTCGTCCTCGGCTTCGTCGAGGTAGTTCTGGGCCTCGTCCTCGAAGAAGATGGTGACGTCACCACCGGAGTCGAGGACGCTCAGCGTGTCGTCGAGGAACTGCTCCAAGTTGTCGCTGGGCGTGAGATTGCGGGCGTTCGACAGCGCCGTGTAGAGGTCGTTGCCGAACAGTTCGGTGTCCCTGACGACGGTGTCGAACTCGCGGGCCACCTCGCCGTAGGCGTCCTGGGAGCCGGCCAGTTCGCGGATGACCTCGTAGAGGTTCATCCCGCCGTGAGAGAGCGCGTACATGTAGACGATGGCGTGGGGGAGCGTGACGTTGATGGCGCGACGGCGGCGGCCGACGACCATCCGGGGGTAGTACAGCCGGCCGTACCACGTACTGACGCCGATGCCGACCGCGGCAAGCAGCGAGACGGCAGCCCCGACCACGAGCGTCCGGTTGGCGCTGACGGCGCTGCCGATGTCGCTGGGTGCGGCGACGGGACTCTGGAGGCCCGCGAGCACGCCGCTAGCCGACAGCAGGACGGTCAGGCCGACGCCCAGCAGGACGCCGAACAGGCTTCCCAGGAGCGCGAACTGGACGCTGCGGGTGAGGTACTCGTCGTAGTTGACCCCGACGCGCGCCTGGTTGAGGGTGCGCTGGAGGTCGGTGTACTTCGAGGGGCGGGACTTGAAGAACCCGCGAATCCAGCCGTAGTGGGCGCGGAGTTCGCGCTTGCGCTCGGCGTCGAGCTGGCTGGCGTCCGGGAGCCGCGCGGACGAGGAATCGGTGGTGAACCCGACCTCCTCATCGAGCGCTGCCATCGCCCTCCCCCACGAGGTCGCCGACGCCGAGGTCCGACGGGGTCAGCGTGTCGATGTCGTACTGCTGGCCCTCCAGCAGGTCGGCCTCGGTGAGCGTGCCGGCGCGGATGGCCGCCAGCAGGTCCTCGCGTTTCCGGTAGAACTGCTGGATGGCGTTGGCGACGGCGGTGTACGACGTGATGTCGTTGTCGACGAGGTAGCGCAGGACCGCCCGGCGCTGGTCGAGTTGTTCCCGGAGGTCCTCGTCGCTCCAGCCCCACTCGTCGGCGATTTCCGCGAGGACGCCGGAGTCGGCGACGCGCTCGTAGCTGTCGCTTTTGGCGTCGCGGCGGAATATCTGCCGGGTCTGGAGGGTGTCGTCGTCGCCGGCGTCGCCGATTTCCGCGACGACCTGGTTGCGGCGGACGCGCTCGTCGTCGAGGTGGGCCTGGCGCTGGACCGAGATGATGTCGAGGTCGGCGAGCATCTGCATCGGGACGTTCAGCGGCTTGTTGTTCAGCCGGGTCAGCACCGTCTCCGGGGAGTCGGCGTGGAACGTCGTGTAGGCGGTGTGGCCCGTCGACAGCGCCTGGAAGAACGTCAGCGCGACCCGCTCGTCGGTGCGTATCTCGCCGACGACGATGTACTCGGGGCGCTGGCGCAGGGCGGCCTGCAGCAGGTGGTACATGCCGATTTCGCCCTGGCCCTCGGCGCTGACCTTCCCGCGGGTGACGCTTTGAATCCAGTTGCGGTGGGGCAGGTCCACCTCACGGGTGTCCTCGATGGAGACGATTTTGCTGTTGGGCGGGATGAAGAAGGACACCGCGTTCATGCTGGAGGTCTTGCCGGAGCCAGTGCCGCCGGCGAAGACCAGCGAGCGGTTGTTCTGGATGGCCAGCCAGAAGTAGGCCATCTGCTCGACGGAGAACGTGTTCGTCCGGATGAGGTCGACCGGCGTGAACGGGATGTCGGAGAACTTCCGGATGGTGAAGTTCGACCCGCGGGTGCTGACCTCGCCGCCCAGCGTCAGTTGCATCCGTGAGCCACCGGGGAGGGTGGCGTCGACCATCGGGTTAGAGATGGTGAGTTGCTTGCCGGCCTGCTGGGCCAGGCGGAAGGCGTAGGAGTCCAGGCGACCGCGGTCGAAGACGATGTTCGTCGGGAGGTCGCGGTGCTCGCGGTGGTAGACGAACACGGGGAGGTCGTGGCCGTCACAGGAGATGTCCTCGATGGGTGAGTCCCGCATCAGCGGGTCGATAGGGCCGAAGCGGATGAAATCGCGCAGGAGGTAGTACAGGAGTTTGTGAATCGAGCCGTCGTCGACGGCACCGGCGTGGTTCTTGATGACCTCCTTGGCCTCGGACTCGAAGACGTCGCTCATCCGCTCGCGGTCGCTGACGTCGATGTCGCGGTACATCAGGCTGTTGCGGAGTTTGGTGACCAGGTCGCGGTGGACGTACCGCTCGAACCAGTCGAGGTGCGGTTCGGTGACGTGGTAGATGTGCTCGTTAGCGTCCTCGTCGTAGAGCACCGAGACGTACGCGAAGGGGGCGTTCACCCAGTGATGCTCGACCTCCTCGTACTCCTGGAGGTAGCCGAAATCGAAGAACTGGTTCTCGATGAACTCCTCCGACGGGGCCGGGGCGAACTCGCTGTCGTGGTCGCCGCTGTCGAAGTAGCCCCGGACCGTCTCGGTGACCTCCCGCGGCGTCGGGTGCTCCCACGGGACGATTGCGGTCTCCTCGGACCGGACCGGCAGGTTGTCGGCGATATCCGTCACGCCGTCGTCGTGTGGCTCGTAGACTGGCCCGATGTGGGTCGTCGAGAGCGAATCACGCTCCAGTCCCCGTGCTACGGCCGTCTCTCCCGCCGCCCGGCGTTCTCCGGCCGTCTCGAAGCGGTCGTCCTCGTCCGCCACAGCAGCTACCTTCACCCGAGAATTATCATCCCTCATACCACTCATATGATTGATTTATAAGATAATAAATATTGCTAGAAGCATTCAAGACTCTATCCACTTCTATTCGAACCGGAAAATAAGTATCCGGTGACGGTTATCTGAGAATTTTGCGGGAAAACGGGACAGCCCCCTGGAGACCCACGTAACAGTCAGGGGGCGACCGAACCATCACCGAGTGGCCGAGCGCGCCGGATACGGACGATGAAACACCCCAATTGTTTGGGGTCGCGGCCCAGCACTTTTAAACGGCGCAGGAACGTGTATGCAATCACCAAGTGCGTCTGCATGATACAGCAAAACTCGCTCGCCCATCGGACGCTGGACACGCTCCCCTTCAACATCGCCGTCATCGACGACGAGGGGACCATCCTGTTCACGAACCGGGCGTGGGACGAGTTCGCCGGGGTCGGGTCGAGTGACCGCGACGAGCTAATCGGGGTCAACTACTTCGAGTCGATGGACACCGACGGCGACGAGTACGCCGCACAGGCGCTGGAGGGGCTGTACTCGGTCATCGAGGGGGAGCGCCAGGTCTTCACGCTGGAGTACCCCTGTCACTCCCCCGAGGAGCGACGCTGGTTCCTGATGCGGGCCGCGCCGTTGCCCGACCACGACGAGGGCAGCGTCGTCATCGCACACATCGACATCACACAGCGGAAACTGGCGGAGATACGCGCCCGCGAACAGCGCCGCGAACTCGAACACCTGATGTCCCGCATCGAGGGGCTGGTGCGGGACGTGATGGAGTCGGTGTTGCACGCCAACGGCCGCGAGGAGATAGAGCAGACGGTCTGTGACCGCCTGTTCAGCGTCGAGCCCTACGTCTGTGCCTGGGTCTCGCAGGTCGACCTCCGGACGGACACGCTCACGCCGACCACCTCCGCCTGCGAGGCGTTCCCGGAGGACGGAAGCATCGAACTCGGAACGGACGACCCGGCGGTCCGGGCGGCCGAGACGGGCGAGCCACAGATAATCCAGGACACCGCGACGGTCGACCTCGCGGACATCCACACGACGACGCTGCTGGACGAACCGGGTGCCCTGGCGTCGTTCCCGCTGGTCTACGGCGAGACGAAGTACGGCGTCCTGACCGTCGCGGCCACCGAGGAGGACGCCTTCGACGACCGCGAACTGGCGGTGTTGAGCGTCCTGGCCCGCGTCGCGTCGACGGCTATCAACGCCGTCGAGGGGCGGCGCATCCTCACGACCGACAGCGTCGTCGAGATGGAGGTCGGGATGAACGACGAGGCGCTGTTCTTCGGCGACCTGTCCTCGGAGTTCGACTGCACGTTCACCTACGAGGGGTCGCTATACGAGGACGAGGGCGCGTTCGTCATGCTGTTCGTCGTCGACGGCGGCGACCCCGACGCAATCGTCGAGGCGGCGGCCGGCTACGAGGGCATCGAGTCGGTCACGCGGGTCAGCCAGGGCGACAGCAGGAGCGTCGTCGAGTTCACCGTCGACGACCCGCCAATCGTCTCCGCGCTGGCAGAGCGCGGCGTCGAGACGACTGCCATCACGGCCGACCGCGGCGAGGTGCGCATCACCCTGGAGATGCCCGCGAGCGCGGACCCGCGGGCGGTCATCGAGCAACTCTCCGAGCGGTACCCCTCGACGGACCTGCTGGCCCACCGCGAGCGCGAGCGCCCCGAACAGACCAAGCAGGAACTCGTGGCCGACATCGAGGAGCGGCTGACCGACCGCCAGCGGCTCGCGCTCCAGAAGGCCTTCCTCGGCGGCTTCTTCGACTGGCCGCGGTCTATCTCCGGCGAGGACCTGGCCGAGTCGATGGACATCTCGCCGTCGACCTACCACCAGCACCTCCGGGCGGCCGAACGGAAGGTTTTGGCGGCGTTGTTCAGGGAGTAAGGAGGTCTGAGCGGAGCGAAGACCTCCGAACGCGAACGGGGAGCGAAGCGACCCGTGAGCCGCGCGAGGTCACTTCGTTCGGCCTCGGACAGCAAGTGGCGACGGGAGAGCCGCTGTTGGCCGAAGTGACACACGGAGAGGAG contains:
- a CDS encoding type II/IV secretion system ATPase subunit, encoding MRDDNSRVKVAAVADEDDRFETAGERRAAGETAVARGLERDSLSTTHIGPVYEPHDDGVTDIADNLPVRSEETAIVPWEHPTPREVTETVRGYFDSGDHDSEFAPAPSEEFIENQFFDFGYLQEYEEVEHHWVNAPFAYVSVLYDEDANEHIYHVTEPHLDWFERYVHRDLVTKLRNSLMYRDIDVSDRERMSDVFESEAKEVIKNHAGAVDDGSIHKLLYYLLRDFIRFGPIDPLMRDSPIEDISCDGHDLPVFVYHREHRDLPTNIVFDRGRLDSYAFRLAQQAGKQLTISNPMVDATLPGGSRMQLTLGGEVSTRGSNFTIRKFSDIPFTPVDLIRTNTFSVEQMAYFWLAIQNNRSLVFAGGTGSGKTSSMNAVSFFIPPNSKIVSIEDTREVDLPHRNWIQSVTRGKVSAEGQGEIGMYHLLQAALRQRPEYIVVGEIRTDERVALTFFQALSTGHTAYTTFHADSPETVLTRLNNKPLNVPMQMLADLDIISVQRQAHLDDERVRRNQVVAEIGDAGDDDTLQTRQIFRRDAKSDSYERVADSGVLAEIADEWGWSDEDLREQLDQRRAVLRYLVDNDITSYTAVANAIQQFYRKREDLLAAIRAGTLTEADLLEGQQYDIDTLTPSDLGVGDLVGEGDGSAR
- a CDS encoding type II secretion system F family protein; this translates as MAALDEEVGFTTDSSSARLPDASQLDAERKRELRAHYGWIRGFFKSRPSKYTDLQRTLNQARVGVNYDEYLTRSVQFALLGSLFGVLLGVGLTVLLSASGVLAGLQSPVAAPSDIGSAVSANRTLVVGAAVSLLAAVGIGVSTWYGRLYYPRMVVGRRRRAINVTLPHAIVYMYALSHGGMNLYEVIRELAGSQDAYGEVAREFDTVVRDTELFGNDLYTALSNARNLTPSDNLEQFLDDTLSVLDSGGDVTIFFEDEAQNYLDEAEDEQERFLETLALLSEVFIVGFVAAPLFIIVILLVMNLMGANTLFQLGLIVYAVLPLGIAGFLVLLDILSAPYVQERVELADDHDGRERFLVGRIVWDAARRAGESLRIAGAKAAAAIRREPYTPPVVTPAMRVADSHRRYRQHRRKRALRDLLYQPVVAVQRRPMLSLVGTVPLALVFAAAVALTGTATPSLAALSDQPIRTTTWLVCLPVLVAAVPLAALHERKTRRQKSITRRFPDTLNILSSANKMGISFTDALGLVSRWTSGPIGEELRLVRNDIKWNRDTAGALRSCANRLNTPRLSRTVRLIGGGLRSSSDLSKILSIAAEDTRSRHKMDRKRYRELSSYTSVVIIGFLVYLMVIILLVNNYLEPIAATPAVEAPAGQDTPISVAGIDVATYTALFYHSALVQAIGSGLIAGKLADNSLLSGLKYSILLVVLAVLAFVIV
- a CDS encoding bacterio-opsin activator domain-containing protein; the protein is MIQQNSLAHRTLDTLPFNIAVIDDEGTILFTNRAWDEFAGVGSSDRDELIGVNYFESMDTDGDEYAAQALEGLYSVIEGERQVFTLEYPCHSPEERRWFLMRAAPLPDHDEGSVVIAHIDITQRKLAEIRAREQRRELEHLMSRIEGLVRDVMESVLHANGREEIEQTVCDRLFSVEPYVCAWVSQVDLRTDTLTPTTSACEAFPEDGSIELGTDDPAVRAAETGEPQIIQDTATVDLADIHTTTLLDEPGALASFPLVYGETKYGVLTVAATEEDAFDDRELAVLSVLARVASTAINAVEGRRILTTDSVVEMEVGMNDEALFFGDLSSEFDCTFTYEGSLYEDEGAFVMLFVVDGGDPDAIVEAAAGYEGIESVTRVSQGDSRSVVEFTVDDPPIVSALAERGVETTAITADRGEVRITLEMPASADPRAVIEQLSERYPSTDLLAHRERERPEQTKQELVADIEERLTDRQRLALQKAFLGGFFDWPRSISGEDLAESMDISPSTYHQHLRAAERKVLAALFRE
- a CDS encoding ribonuclease R family protein, which produces MTDSEQAAAGTPEGQGPVEIDAEMARHIENKRDELLEKFDIPDDFPPDVIDEAAERTDGVDQQIADELDEREDLRDMTTWTTDPVDAQDFDDAISVEEHDDEYVLWVHIADVTHYVTPETAMWDEAVRRANTVYLPGYTVHMLPPVLAETVCSLVANEDRLAHTVEMHLDKENLSYETIDIYKSVIRSDARLTYTQAENMLDDPDSADDVLEDPSVDLAEKCQLVWELADQMHEQRKEDGSLVLNPRRDRAHTIIEECMLKANKAVTHELMWDRGVEAMYRVHPQPSPEEWNEALQEIQDLDGVSIPGTGWDDPRQAVNATLEKAPERQLDKIQWAVMKVMPRAKYMNDPFGGHHALNFEIYGHFTSPIRRLSDLINHWIVYTNDVPEDLVQLCDRASDRQKDAEQCEREYKQFLQEVGLDPAAVNNRGIEVVDDEEEE
- a CDS encoding RNA-binding protein encodes the protein MEIKSRHHLRSDAIDEIRDALASNLGVDLDADTFEKLELEDADWEVVLVDGEPLVLYLDGDPFLTVKGANEYPPEKHVVTVDAGAIQFVSDGADVMRPGIVDADDDIAEGDLLVINEEGHGKFLAVGRALTDGDDMVGSEGRVVDSLHHVGDDLFELSV
- a CDS encoding DUF7562 family protein, whose protein sequence is MWRSGSNSDVTCIACGAEIPRSDAREYDKEGDRWGERDRDFEFLCKPCYQDCCHQPRRGLEDDLVRAGAGHANQEEFLAAYHEVITGDDAGRGREQERE
- a CDS encoding Ig-like domain-containing protein, with the protein product MKHLSTPTVARSPVHRDGRAVSEVIGFILLFGLVIAGVSIIQTYGVPAQNERLEFDHNLRVQDDVVRLADGIETAGLTGAPVSATVEAGTDYPSRLFFFNPTPAAGTLQLGDPLWVNISNANATGDIGDYWDGSQRNFTTRPVVYTPDYNIYRAAPTTLVEYGVVYNANPNGVATVLKQGSFIRGDRITLVTVDGTFNRGSVRSISVEAVPISAPSRSVTLTPTGNMSLTIGTSLSVADWKDILADENASNGGRVTNVSSGPATGTVTIELDPNVSYELRLARVGIESGYDESASEPVYLTPVDSVSQTVPEGSTTEVTFEVRDAFNNPVSSQNVNISTQDGRSSVTPETVKTDADGRVRVTYTAPTFSGTTTITDRLNATFGPEVGSSLDPTAPENATVTFTLVNSDSSGVQIQTGTGQGGESDWSTENNTQQFTVANGRWNSIDSVNAITLSDGEMVTVERCKTGTPGNSNNTVFTECKFVDTLRLSFSLSNATDSYTADVNLEDCNQDGDFVDSCKVDKLTFEEESTVTLYDNSGSVIFEESLDTDGADGILSPGGTNILNITQYSAGSSNDLHRLKLTDATWLTSLIQGRVTVNITES